Below is a window of bacterium DNA.
CCGGCCGCTATGCCGGCGAGAACGCGAGCTATAGCGAAAATGTCGACAGACTGCTGGCCGAGCTGCAGGACGTCCCTGCTGGCCGGCGCAGCGCACGCTTTCGCTGTGTGATCGCCCTGGTGGACGACGGCCGGGTTGAAACCGTGGAGGGCGTTTGCGAAGGGGTAATACTGACAGGTCGCCAAGGCCGAGGGGGATTCGGCTATGATCCGGTCTTTTTTCTTCCTGAGATCGGCCGCACGTTCGCCGAGATGAGCCTGGAGGAGAAAAACCGCATCAGCCATCGCGGCCGCGCGTTGCAGCAGGCGCGCTGGCTGCTGGAGAAAAAGCTGCGGATGAGTTAAATGGCTGAACAGGCGATCGCCGCT
It encodes the following:
- a CDS encoding non-canonical purine NTP pyrophosphatase — its product is GRYAGENASYSENVDRLLAELQDVPAGRRSARFRCVIALVDDGRVETVEGVCEGVILTGRQGRGGFGYDPVFFLPEIGRTFAEMSLEEKNRISHRGRALQQARWLLEKKLRMS